The Bremerella cremea sequence GTACTTTTCGCAAATGGCGATCGTACGCCCCGGTCTCTAAGATTTCAGCCGCCACCAACTGCGGCGCCACCGATGTACATTGGTTGACGACCAACTTCATCAGTTGAAACTGTTGAATGTAGCGGCCAGGAATCGACCAGCCTAACCGCAAGCCGGGGGAAAGGGTCTTACTAAACGACCCGCAGTAAAGCACGCGTCCTTCGGTATCGAACGCCTTGACGGCCCGGGGACGGGGCGAGCGAAAGGAAAGATCGCCATAAACATCATCCTCGACCAAGGGTACCTGGTAACGATTTAAGATTTCGACCAACCGCTTTTTATTCTCTTCCGGCATGAGACTGCCGGTCGGGTTCGAGAAGTTAGAAACAATCGCACAAGCGGCAATTTCATATTTCCCAAGCACGTGGTCGAGGTGATCGAGTTGGATACCGGTTTCCGGATCGCAGGCCACTTCCACCGCCTTCAGACCTAGCGATTGCAGCACTTCGAGCAAGGCATAATAGGCAGGCGATTCAATCGCCACGATACTCCCTGGCGGGGCCACGCACTTGATCGATAAGTAGACCGCTTCTTTCGCCCCGCTGGTAATCACGATCTCGTCGGGGCTCACGACGTAGCCTGCTTCGGTACCACGTTTGGCGATCGACTTACGCAGTGTTTCGTGCCCTGGCACCCCGTCGTAACCAAAACAAGCGTCGGGCAATTCCCGCATTACTTTTTGATACGACCGATTCAGCACTTGCAGCGGCATCAACTGGGTCGATTGAACCGCCGCCCCAAGGGTTGGCTGTGCCCCAGATCCAATTGCGGCGTTCATCCGGGTGGGAATATTGGTTTGAATAACGCACGCTTCACCGTTGGGATTCGTGGTAGAAAGCTTCGGCAATTCCTCGGGCGGTCGGCGAACATAGTGCCCCGATTGAGGCCGGACCTCGATCACGCGCCAATCCTCTAGCAAAGCCAGCGCCGACTTGGCCGTGTTCAAACTGACACGGTGCTCTTCACTTAGCCGACGGATTGAAGGCAGTTTCTCTCCCGGCACAAACGCCCCCGATTGCACCAAGCGGCGAAGCTTGTCGGCCAATTGATAGTAGAGCGTATTCTCGTCTTCCGGTTTCGAGTTGCCGTTTTGCGATGCCATTTTCAACTGTCACCCTATTCCGTTACGAAATCTGCCCCAGGCCTAGCCCATGCCATGTCTGTACCCACCAACAAATCACAAATGCAAAACTGTGACCCTTTCTATCGTAGCTGTAGACTGCTCTCAATCGCAAGTGTTATCACATTTTTCACACAAAAAAGGACTGTACCCATCATGGCGATTGCGACCAACCTCGGCTTTCCGCGTATCGGGGCCAAGCGAGAACTGAAATGGCAACTAGAAAAATACTGGCAAGGAAAGATCGGCGCAGAGGCTCTGTTGGCTGGGGCGGCAGAAGTCCGCGAAACCAATTGGCAGTGGCAAGCGGAAGCAGGCATCACGCAGATTCCGGTGGGGGATTTCTCGCTTTACGATCACGTGCTCGATTGGGCGATTCGTGTCGGGGCGGTCCCTGGTGCTTATCAGAACGGCAAGCTTGTCAGCCACTTAGATCGCTACTTTGCGATGGCCCGAGGCTCGCAGCAGGGAGTCGACTTGCCTGCGATGGAAATGACGAAGTGGTTCAACACCAATTATCACTACATCGTCCCTGAGTGGTCCGTCGAGCAGACGTTTCACTTGGATGCCGACGCTTTTCTGCAAGACATTGCGGCTGCTCAACAGGTCTCGCCTGCGGCCCGGCCGGTGGTGCTGGGGCCGGTTAGCTTGTTGCTGCTGGGGAAATTAAAAGACTCGGAAGCATCGCCGCTAGTGCTGCTCGATCGGCTGCTACCTGTGTACGAGCAACTCTTGCAGAGGCTAAACGCCGCTGGTTGCAAATGGGTTCAATGGGACGAGCCGGTCCTGGCCCTCGATTTGGATCTCGCAACTCAAGAGGCCCTACGTCACAGCTTGCAACAGTTAAGTGGCTCGCTGGGCAACGTGAAGCTGGTTCTGACGAGCTATTTCGAATCGCTCCGCGAGAACCTTCCCCTAGCGTTTGAATTGCCGGTGTCTGCGGTTCACCTGGACTTGGTCTACGGACCAGAGCAACTGGCGGAAGCACTGCGATACGTTCGCGACGGCCAGTCGCTCTCGTTGGGGCTGATTGATGGCCGCAACGTATGGCGAACCGATTTGACGAAAGCCCTCGCCCAGGCAGAAACCGCCGCCGAGGCGATCGGTAGCGATCGGTTATTGATCGCGCCAAGTTGCTCGCTACTGCATAGCCCTGTCGACTTGGCCGCAGAAACGGAGATCGACGATGAAGTGAAATCGTGGCTGGCCTTCGCTCGGCAAAAACTGGACGAGATTACGACGATAACCACGGCATTGAATTCTGGTCGAGCGGCAGTTGCAGAAACGCTTGCCCTGAACGCAGGTGCCCTAGAAACACGGCGTACTTCCATCCGGACGCATAATCCGGCAATTCGCGATCGCGTGGCGGCAATCTCCCCGGCGAACTTAAAACGAACGGGCGATTATACGGTGCGTCAGTCGCAACAGCGTGCTCGCCTCAAGTTGCCTCCCCTGCCGACGACAACGATTGGCTCGTTTCCACAAACCGCAGCCGTGCGGCAAGCGCGGGCCGCGTTTCGTAAGGGAGAACTTCCCGCTGAACAGTACCGTCAGTTTCTAGAAACCGAGACAGAAGCTTGTATCCGGCGCCAAGAAGCCCTGGGGCTCGATGTGTTGGTCCACGGCGAGTTTGAACGCAACGACATGGTCGAGTACTTCGGCGAGCAGCTAGAAGGGTTTGTCGTCTCGAAAAACGGCTGGGTCCAGAGCTATGGTTCTCGCTGCGTGAAGCCGCCGATTATTTTTGGCGATATTCACCGGCTTTCTGCCATGACGGTTCCCATGGCGCAGTACGCACAATCACTGACCGATCGTCCAGTGAAAGGAATGCTTACCGGGCCGGTTACCATCTTGTGCTGGTCGTTCGTGCGAGACGATCAACCACGTTGGGTGACGTGCCAGCAAATCGCCCTGGCCATTCGCGAAGAATCAATCGATCTAGAGCAAGCCGGCATCGGTGTCATTCAGATCGACGAGCCAGCACTGCGTGAAGGTTTGCCACTGCGCAAGTCGGATCAAACCGACTACTTGGCCTGGGCGGTCGATGCGTTTCGGCTGGCTTCGAGCGGTATCCGTGACGAAACGCAAATTCACACGCACATGTGCTATTGCGAGTTCAACGAAATCCTTCCGGCAATTGCGGCTTTAGATGCCGACGTCATCTCGATTGAAACGAGTCGGTCGCAGATGGAGCTTCTCGATGGCTTCGTGGAATTTCGTTACCCCAATGAAATCGGCCCTGGCGTCTACGATATTCACTCGCCGCGCGTGCCAGCCACAACAGAAATGGTTGGCTTGCTGAAAAAGGCCGTCGAGGTGATTCCCGCCGAGCGGCTATGGGTGAACCCCGATTGTGGGTTAAAGACCCGCGGCTGGCCAGAAGTCGAGGCCGCGCTGCGGGCCATGGTCGAGGCAGCTCAAGAGGTGCGATCGCTGTTAGCTTAGCCCTCTTGGTGTGCCACATTGGTATGCCCAGAAGAGAGAATTTTCTAGGGCATACCAATTTTCTTTGGGGTAAACCGTTGAAATGGAAAAGACATCGTGTCAAATTAAAGGATATCTCGCCAGCATTACCTCAGACGCTCCCTCCTACACGATCTCTAAAAGGCCCGCCTCTATGAAGTTTCCAGGCTTGGAACTCCGTTGTTTTTCCCTTTGTGCAGCCCTGATGATGTTGGGCATGTTTACGATGGCCACTATGTCGCAAGCTGAAGAAAAAGAATCGTCCGGCAAACTACGGCACGTTGTGATCTTCAAGTTCAAAGAATCGGCCTCCGCGCAAGACATCGAAAAGATCGAGAAGGCGTTCAGCGAACTACCCAGCAAGATTCCGCAAATCAAAGAGTACGAGTGGGGCACAAACAACAGCCCAGAAATGTTCGATAAGGGCTTTACCCATTGCTTCCTGGTGACTTTTGCCAGTGAAAAAGATCGCGAGACCTATCTGCCCCATCCAGAGCACAAAAAGTTTGTCTCGCTGCTGGGCCCCTACTTGGAAGAAGCGTTCGTCATTGACTACTGGGCCAAATAAAGCCTGGCAGCCACCCAAAAGAACTACCTAAAATCAACCTCAGAGCCGCTAAGCTTTTAAGAAAGCAACGCGGCTCTTTGCGTACCGTCAATTAGGACATTAAGGCAAGAACAAGTCACTTTGCGCGCAAATGTTTTGTTTTTTTGCCCATGATCACCAGTTCGGGGTTGGACGAATGGCCCTCGTTTACCTATTCTTTTTTTAGAGACATTTTTTCGGATTCTAGGGCATTCGCTGCCGATACGAATGCCGAGTGACCGAATTGTTTAATAGCTAATGACCAATCGCTCTCCAGAGATACCAAGCTCTAAAAGCTAATTCATGAGACCCAGCTGGCTAGTTCTGTTGCTTGTTTTGGCACTTCTTCTACCGGGCGCACGTCCCCGGCTGATCGGTGCTGCAATGAGCTCAAGCTTCCCGGGCTCAAGTTCTTCATCTTCCTCGCAAAACAACTCGGAAACCGAAAGCGAAGAAGAGGAGCATCGCGAAAATGCTTGTTCGTCGCGATACGTTCTGAGTTTAGGTGCCGATCGCTCGCTTGATAAACGCCCCATCCCGCAATTCAAGCGATTCGCTCGTTCGGTCCCACCAGCCGCTCCTATCACGCTGCTGAGCGAAAATGGATTCGGCGGCCATATTATCTGTTAGGTCTCGCTAGACCGCTGCGCGCCTACAGAAAAGCGATGCCTGCCTGTTTGGCTATCTGCCAGCGGTCTGTTCTGAAATTCATTCTGGTGGAAGGTCTCGTTTGACTTATCACTGGAACTCTTAATTTCCCCCCCCACTCGTCGCGCAGACACATGGTTGCGTTTGCACGCCGAGCGGTCGAATTTCATACCGCAGATAAATTCAGACAAGGTAGACCTGTCCTATGCGTGACCTATTCGCGGGCGTTACCCGTTTTCAACAGCGAAAGTACCCTGAGCTGAGAAGCCGATTTGAGCAACTGGCCAACGGGCAGCAACCAGATGCTCTCTTTATTACATGCAGCGACTCCCGAGTTGATCCGGCCCTGCTTACAGACTGCCAACCTGGTGAGCTATTTGTGATCCGCAATGCCGGCAATATTATCGGCCGCCAAGGGGAAGCCGACCTCGGCATTGCAGCCACCATTGAATATGCCGTGAACGCCTTACAAGTTCCGCAGATCATTGTTTGTGGACATACCAAATGTGGCGCGATGGCGGGGCTTCTCGATCCCGATTCCACTTCTTCGCTGCCTGAGGTGAGTAAGTGGGTTTCCACAGCTCGAAAGGCCCTGGAAGCAATTCCCCAAGACGAAACCACTGACCGTCTGACTCAGGTAGTCCAGGCCAATATTCGCCTACAGTTGTGCAACCTGATGACCTTTCCCGCAGTTGCCGACGCTGTCGAAGCACGGCGGCTGACGCTCAAGGGTTGGCTCTACGATTTTGAGACCGGAACCGTCTCGGTACTGACGCCGGAAACGGAACAATTCTCTCAACCTGTCGCACAAACGGTTTAGTCCCACCGATCATTCATTGGAAAGACCATGAAAACGCACGAAAAATCAAATGGGACGGCCTCGAATTACTTCCCGGGAGTTTTTCGCAAAGACTTTATCGCCTCGATTGTCGTCTTCCTGGTAGCCCTTCCCCTTTGTATTGGGATTGCTGTTGCCGTCGGCGTAAATCCGGCCCGTGCTCTCATCACGGGCATTATCGGTGGTTTAGTTGTTGGCTTTATTTCCGGTTCGCCGCTG is a genomic window containing:
- a CDS encoding PLP-dependent aminotransferase family protein; its protein translation is MASQNGNSKPEDENTLYYQLADKLRRLVQSGAFVPGEKLPSIRRLSEEHRVSLNTAKSALALLEDWRVIEVRPQSGHYVRRPPEELPKLSTTNPNGEACVIQTNIPTRMNAAIGSGAQPTLGAAVQSTQLMPLQVLNRSYQKVMRELPDACFGYDGVPGHETLRKSIAKRGTEAGYVVSPDEIVITSGAKEAVYLSIKCVAPPGSIVAIESPAYYALLEVLQSLGLKAVEVACDPETGIQLDHLDHVLGKYEIAACAIVSNFSNPTGSLMPEENKKRLVEILNRYQVPLVEDDVYGDLSFRSPRPRAVKAFDTEGRVLYCGSFSKTLSPGLRLGWSIPGRYIQQFQLMKLVVNQCTSVAPQLVAAEILETGAYDRHLRKVRAQFAEQMDDALRAVRNCFPAGVRASRPLGGHVLWIEMPRHVDAMQMYHTLSDEGIQFAPGPIFSPSGAFRNYIRINTGFPWSPVLHRQVERMGDYIRRGA
- the metE gene encoding 5-methyltetrahydropteroyltriglutamate--homocysteine S-methyltransferase, with protein sequence MAIATNLGFPRIGAKRELKWQLEKYWQGKIGAEALLAGAAEVRETNWQWQAEAGITQIPVGDFSLYDHVLDWAIRVGAVPGAYQNGKLVSHLDRYFAMARGSQQGVDLPAMEMTKWFNTNYHYIVPEWSVEQTFHLDADAFLQDIAAAQQVSPAARPVVLGPVSLLLLGKLKDSEASPLVLLDRLLPVYEQLLQRLNAAGCKWVQWDEPVLALDLDLATQEALRHSLQQLSGSLGNVKLVLTSYFESLRENLPLAFELPVSAVHLDLVYGPEQLAEALRYVRDGQSLSLGLIDGRNVWRTDLTKALAQAETAAEAIGSDRLLIAPSCSLLHSPVDLAAETEIDDEVKSWLAFARQKLDEITTITTALNSGRAAVAETLALNAGALETRRTSIRTHNPAIRDRVAAISPANLKRTGDYTVRQSQQRARLKLPPLPTTTIGSFPQTAAVRQARAAFRKGELPAEQYRQFLETETEACIRRQEALGLDVLVHGEFERNDMVEYFGEQLEGFVVSKNGWVQSYGSRCVKPPIIFGDIHRLSAMTVPMAQYAQSLTDRPVKGMLTGPVTILCWSFVRDDQPRWVTCQQIALAIREESIDLEQAGIGVIQIDEPALREGLPLRKSDQTDYLAWAVDAFRLASSGIRDETQIHTHMCYCEFNEILPAIAALDADVISIETSRSQMELLDGFVEFRYPNEIGPGVYDIHSPRVPATTEMVGLLKKAVEVIPAERLWVNPDCGLKTRGWPEVEAALRAMVEAAQEVRSLLA
- a CDS encoding Dabb family protein — its product is MSQAEEKESSGKLRHVVIFKFKESASAQDIEKIEKAFSELPSKIPQIKEYEWGTNNSPEMFDKGFTHCFLVTFASEKDRETYLPHPEHKKFVSLLGPYLEEAFVIDYWAK
- a CDS encoding carbonic anhydrase, coding for MRDLFAGVTRFQQRKYPELRSRFEQLANGQQPDALFITCSDSRVDPALLTDCQPGELFVIRNAGNIIGRQGEADLGIAATIEYAVNALQVPQIIVCGHTKCGAMAGLLDPDSTSSLPEVSKWVSTARKALEAIPQDETTDRLTQVVQANIRLQLCNLMTFPAVADAVEARRLTLKGWLYDFETGTVSVLTPETEQFSQPVAQTV